The sequence TCACTTGTTGATACATTAATAAGTATATTAACCACTATGAAATATGATGGTTCATGTACCACATGCATTAGCATGTTCTTGAGATGGCAGacttaacaacaaaattaaaggTCTCCTGAAATTGATATCTTAAGTTTAACGGAACTATcactttttttggtttttgagaaaatattattgattagtGTATGCATGAAGGTTAGTggaagcaatttttttttttaaattttgtatgttGACGGCAAATTGCTAATGAATTTGGTTTATCATATGAAACCAAGAAATATCTATCtaagaattttaaaatgaaagttaTAGGATAAATAACTTATGCGATTGGAATAGAAATATTTCATAATAGATCACAAAAATTATAAGGGttgtctaaaaaaaaaaaacctatattaATAAATGCTTAGTGAGGATAATTTCAATttagaatgaaaataaatttaatcttatataATGTTTGAAAGATGAGTTGGAATGAAAACAAATGTAAATATTCCTTATGCATCAGTTACTAGAAGTTTAATATATGCTCAAACTTGTACCAGTCTAGTCATTAATTTTGCTAAATAGGTATCAAAGTAATCCAAGTTTAGCTCATGTTAAAGTTGCAAAGAAAGTTCTAAAAATACTTACAACTAAAGATCATATGTTCACTTATAGaagatttgatcaaattaaagtgATTAGATATTCAGATTGAGATTATGTTGAATgtgttgataaaaaaattgttgaatctGAAGATGTTAGATTCATTGAAAATGGGAACATTATTGAGAATGTAAGAATGCATGATGTTAGCATTTAAGAAGTTAGGGTGGAAGTTGTTATaccaaaaacttttataattgttatttccCACTATTCAATGATTATAGTTGAGAAACCTTATTTCAGAACTTAGGGTTGTCAACAGTATTGCTAGAccactaaaaattaattttttcatagttTTCTTCTCTAAAAACGACAAGTATTCTAAAAGTGTTAAGTATATAGAGATAAAATACTTTGTCGTTAAAGAaaacttcaaaaacaaaaagtgtCAAATTGAAAACATTAGTATTAATCTTATGATTGCAAATCATTTAACATATGAATTATCTctaaaaaacatttaatgaaCATATtgaaaggataaaaattattagatgtcattaatgatattatattatatttatactaaGTTTATGCATTTAAAACTCTAAgttcatttatatgtttatgatattttatgttttctatttgtatacataattgttataaaataatgttaacaAGAATAGTCTTATAATAAAGACATTAAAGTTGGATCATTATGATCATCTTTATTAAAGATTATGTTAAGTCGGAAGTTGGTGTTGTAGTACATAAAAGGGACTATGTTGAGAAAAGATGACATGCAACTACCATGACTcgtattaatattttaacttaataatgATTTAATGTTATAAGCAATGTAAAAAAGATTTTGGTAGAATTTTTGTGCATATTACGtcatttcttattaaattatgaaaataatatcatataaccCAAATAGGAGAATGCAAGAATTATGACTCACaaacacattgaaaatttattttatcaaatataatagtatttatttgataaaataatttatatttaataagataTGTCACTTTGTAAGTATGTGACTTTTAATAAAATGTCACAATTAACTCTATAAATAGGACATAATCAATATACAactaatagtaataatttacaaataGAAAAACCTTAagttattggtttttttttttaatctataacATGAAACTTAAGATTTAAgagtatgataattattataacttatattataagtataatagtttaatatttaattatttcttcgtaatataattatgatttatatgaattatagtttgatgtttaattattcatgttttaatgtaatttattatgGTTTTACATATTTAACCTAAGCTCGAAAAATCCACtgataaaaacgttttaaaaatAGTGAAACATATCAATAGAACCAACTTAAgccaaaaacaaacaaaaaaaagccCCCAGATAACTCATTTACAAAGGGAACAAATCACAACAAAACACCaagcaaaaattttaatttaatttttggcgAGTTGGTTTGCACACGTTCTAAGGGCTATGGTCATGCTTAGAGATGACGATGGGTCAGGTTAGCTCTAGCATGACCCATTAACTCCACTCCAACATGACCCATCGGGTCCATAGACTAGGTCGAGCCTTAGGCTGCACAATGACAGACCTTTAGAGTAAGccaatctataaaaattttaagaccTAAGACTTGACCGTATATAAAATGGGTCCGACCTTAAACAAGTCAACCCACAGGTCCCTGCCATGCCAGctatttaactttaataaaaaaaaaaatttaattatgttttcttttattagaaaatgtcttaggaaattaaattgtgagtaaaaagaagacaaacttatttataatagatgAGCTGAGTTCTCATAATCAATCTCACTAATATGAGATCCAAAACACCAGTTTGATTAAACTTTCTACTTTGCTTAGTGTTTATTTATAGTACACGAATGAAATAAGTGATTGTATTCTTTTATATGTGAAacttttatacttatatttttgCATTCTGCAAGAGTctcatatataaaagaataaaatctttTACTTTTTCACCcacaataaataaatgttaagtAATGTAtttcaatcaaactaaaattttagttatcttATACATGTGAAATTGATccaaaaaacttaaactttttttttttaagtttaaaatttttaactcttataaatattcataattttttatattataattattaattaattatattataatataatttttaaatattataaatagtaatGGGCTAGGGCCGCACATGAGCCTAACACCTAGACCTACTTTTTGATCAGAAAGGCCTATGGGCTAAGCCTTGCATGCTACAATGTTGGGTTAACCCTTTCAGGCCATGTCAATTTCTCGTGCCTTAGGCCGGGCTCCCGACCCAATTGTCACCTCTAGTCATACTCAAAACCTTTAGAAGGTGTTTGGTTTggagaatgttttattactaaaattgaaagaatactttaaagatatattatcttTGTTAAAACtaggtaaatataaataattattatatttggttaaggataataaaataatattaatatattattttacttaaatgctcttgggtttaattattctaatatattttttatgttatttgttatattaattgaaaatgagattatttttatcttaaaaaattaataaataaagatatgttataataaaattaaaattactttagtaattttttaatacctaacgTGAAAGTAATAATCAGATTCCTTTTTATGTTACCtatcacatcatcattgataataaaaaattatcataatcttttattgtttatcaatcaaataaaataatataaataacaaaaaatatattattaaaataatattcctATCTTTGGAATCAAACGTCCCTCTAATGTTACGGGCGAGTTTATCTTTTAACTAGAGGTGTCAATGGGCCTGGTCGGGTTGGCTTAGGCTCGGCCATCAGGCTAATGGGCTGGGCCCGAAACTCAAAAAGTAATGGGCTTTTGGGGCGGGCTaatccattaatatataaagaccCAAGACCCTACCTTTAAATGGGTTGGGCTGGGCTTTAAATGGGCGGTccgacccatttaatcaatattttaaaaaaattatttaaaatttttaaacacaaattattttttaattattaaaaccgaggacAGTACtgcgaatattttatttataatctcccACTTATGACGAAGGAATACCGTAGTTacttgatgaaaaatattataaattgtaacatagtataaataaattaatttacatactgtataagttataaaatataaataaatatatactatgataatattcaaacggattgaattcatttgatacttgatctatttataatattttgtaatgataaaattaaaataaaaataaaattataaacataaaaaattattatttataaatttagatattttctaaaagagagttgataagagaaaatatgactgaaaatataataaaataattgagattgagagatttataaatgaaagtgaaaataaagaaaaattgaataggtttatatagacaaaaaaaaaaaaaattaattaattaaaaaattaaaaaaaaaattaaggaggCCTAGGCTTCTGCCACAAGTAGAGGGAAGCAAGGCTTCTGCTTTGTAGCAGAAGTGGGGtagaagcaagaaaaaaaatatttttatttttaaacaatatcgGATTAGGTCAGATCAATCCATaggcttaatattaaaatctGGGGCTTGGCCCAATAAGCCCATATATCTAGCCCGACATGTTACAGCACCGGATTGGGTCTTCTTGTaccatactttttttttatatttcatattaaatcttTATTCGATCTGACTCAATTAACGTGtctatttttaacaaatatttgacACGGTACATCTGATGACATAGTGGGCAGCCAAATTAGACACTGTCCAGGTTGATCCAACCCATCACATCACGTATAAGCAAACTCGAGTTGGCGACAGGAGAGTATTTTGAGGTGGAATATATAAATCCATGGAGCTCAATTGGGTCATACCACTCTTTGGGCCAAGACCTGACTTATTAAAAGTTGATAATAGtttagtttataatatttttcaaaaaggcCAAAAAGATCATATGAAAACGTGGCGAGTTTAGAGTCTTGCATTAGATTACACATGGCAACAAATTACAAAAGGTATCGCAGCCAACAAAATCTACACCACAAGACTTGTAAGCTTGTTATCTGCGATCCTCCATCAACTTTGtgctctttctttctttctccgTCGCTGTTTCCTTTGGCCATGTTGGCCATCAAACGACAACCCGTAGaccaattttgtaattttgtaatttaaaattttttttccaatattagCATCTCTATTTGTATGAATTTGCGAAAAAaacatttctctaaaaaaaaataattttcccaAAATTTTTCATGGCCTGAGACTGTTGGAGACTCGAGAGGAGTGAGAGTTTCTCgtcatcttcttttttaataCAGAAACCCACTGAACACAAAATTTCTCACACTTTCTCGCTATCCACTCATGGACTTGACGACCAATCTCCACCGGCTTCACCTCCGGTCCTCCTTATTAACCACCTTCCAACCCCGTCACCGCCCATTTTCAGCCGCGAAACCCTCCGTCCCACTCAATTTCCCCAAACAACAGCAACAACAGAGACTCAAAATCACCAGCCAAGTCTCCACAACCACGCTCGAAAAATGGCCCGCTGAGACCTCCCAAAACGACATCGAATCTTTGTTCTCGAAGGACCCCGATGATAACAATTTTGATTATAAGAAGCGCGGGAATGGCAAACAATCAAACGGCGCGTCGAGCGTGTCGTCCGGAGTCAAGCTGGAGAACATAAGCAAGAGTTATAAGGGCGTGACCGTGTTAAAAAACGTAACTTGGGAGGTTAAAAAGGGGGAAAAAGTAGGATTAGTGGGTGTAAATGGGGCGGGGAAGACGACCCAGATGAGGATAATTACGGGTCAAGAAGAACCCGATTCAGGGAACGTAGTGAGAGCTAAAAGTAATATGAAAATCGCGTTTTTGAGCCAAGAATTTGAGGTTTCGATGACGAGAACGGTGAGGGAAGAGTTCATGAGTGCGTTTAAAGAGGAAATGGATATTGCTGCGCAGTTGGAGAGGGTGCAGAAGGCGATGGAGGGAGCAGTGGAGGATATGGAGTTGATGGGGAGGCTGTTGGATGAGTTTGACTTGCTGCAAAGGAGGGCGGGGGATGTAGACTTGAGTGTGTTGGATGCAAAAGTGAGTAAGTTGATGCCGGAGTTGGGATTTGCGCCGGAGGATGGAGATAGGTTGGTTGCTTCGTTTAGTAGTGGGTGGCAAATGAGAATGTCGCTTGGGAAGATTTTGTTGCAGGTatgttttgatgaaaaatttgtttttatcatgATTTATGGTCACTCTATATGTGTGTAGATTATACGACAAAAATGGTAATTAGTTGCAAAGTGTGATTAGATTAACTGTGAGAGTGTTGCTGAGTGGTTATACTTTGCGCTGAATAGAACCTTCTAATTTGAGCTTGCTATGAGGATAACTGTTTGGTACTGTGACAGCCTGTGTGGAAGTTGAATTAATTCTTGAATTATTGTTATTACTGTACAGTTGCCATTGATATTATAAGTAGGACATATAGTTCACACTATGATATGCGGTTATTGTAGATTGATAGTATGTGTAGATGATGTTTATTATAATACACAATATTGATGGTTAATTGTCGATGTATGTCTCTATCTGCAGGATCCAGATCTGTTGCTTTTAGATGAGCCTACAAATCACCTTGACCTTGACACGATAGAGTGGCTTGAAGGTTATCTCAGCAAGCAAGATGTGCCAATGGTTATCATATCTCATGACAGAGCTTTTCTTGATCAGCTTTGTACAAAAATTGTGGAAACTGAAATGGGTGTGGCCAGAACATATGAGGGAAATTATTCTCAGTATGTCATGGAAAAGGCGGCTTGGATTGAAGCTCAGTATACTGCATGGGAGAAGCAGCAGAAGGAAATTGAGCAGACAAAAGACTTAATAAGCAGGTTAGGTGCAGGGGCGAATTCTGGGCGTGCTTCTTCTGCTGAAAAGGTACACAGATATATTCTGATGTTAATTAGTAAGGTCTTAGAACATTTTGGACTGTACTTATCTTGACCATTCTTTAAGCCCATTGATATCATCaacattttgtttgaaataGGTCAATGACATCATTGCaaagcatttttttaattatgaatggCAGAATTCATATACCTAGCACCATTTTTTTCTGGAGATGATGAATTTATATCTTCCTTGAAATGCATCTATCACATACTTTATGATTGAAAGTCTGAATTCACCCATCATCTTTTAGCTGATCAGAGACAATTTTTGTTTCAGTCAATTAGTTGATTAATGGATTTTCCTCTTTGATGTAACATTTGTTGGAGCTGGTtttgttttgtaaaattatatttttttagtcatTTGATTTAACTGTGATCAAATTGTTTCATAGTAAATTGAAACTTAATTTTgcggattttttttcttacttgattctgttaggaacccagcatttattcaatcaaaacacaaaatcaaaacacaaaatacataataactaaaatatttcattactaaaaatattacaagataaaccgaaTAGTTCGAGGAATTCGgaacctcccattttccggccattcgaggcgccggagacctccccttttccggccattcgaggcgccggagacctccctaaatcagccaaaggtggctgccctcaaaccccaaaccctaatatttttttctcttcttttttttaaaactcaaacatatatatttataaaagaaatgagccattggattggggacaagtgtcccaatcctaacagaTTCCCCTTtggttcttgtttcttttggaTGGTATCTTCGTCTGGTAAATGACCACTATTTTAAGTGGTTGGATATAACTGGA comes from Mangifera indica cultivar Alphonso unplaced genomic scaffold, CATAS_Mindica_2.1 Un_0005, whole genome shotgun sequence and encodes:
- the LOC123205438 gene encoding ABC transporter F family member 5-like, giving the protein MDLTTNLHRLHLRSSLLTTFQPRHRPFSAAKPSVPLNFPKQQQQQRLKITSQVSTTTLEKWPAETSQNDIESLFSKDPDDNNFDYKKRGNGKQSNGASSVSSGVKLENISKSYKGVTVLKNVTWEVKKGEKVGLVGVNGAGKTTQMRIITGQEEPDSGNVVRAKSNMKIAFLSQEFEVSMTRTVREEFMSAFKEEMDIAAQLERVQKAMEGAVEDMELMGRLLDEFDLLQRRAGDVDLSVLDAKVSKLMPELGFAPEDGDRLVASFSSGWQMRMSLGKILLQDPDLLLLDEPTNHLDLDTIEWLEGYLSKQDVPMVIISHDRAFLDQLCTKIVETEMGVARTYEGNYSQYVMEKAAWIEAQYTAWEKQQKEIEQTKDLISRLGAGANSGRASSAEKKLERLQEEDQIEKPFQRKQMKIRFPERGRSGRSVVTIKNLEFGYEDKMLFNRANLTIERGEKIAIIGPNGCGKSTLLKMIMGVEKPSGGQVIIGEHNVLPNYFEQNQAEALDLDKTVLETVAEVAEDWRIDDIKGLLGRCNFKADILDRKVSLLSGGEKARLALCKFMVKPSTLLVLDEPTNHLDIPSKEMLEEAIMEYKGTVITVSHDRYFIKQIVNRVIEVKDCSLQDYAGDYNYYLEKNLDARASELEREAELEDKAPKVKAKSKMSKAEKEARKKQKMQAFQAAKQKSKGQKNAKRWK